A region of the Candidatus Zixiibacteriota bacterium genome:
TGGCACCATCTTTGCTGCCTTCATAGGCTTAGCACTAATGAGATGCGTGCCGCGGGAATTGTCCGAGTACCGTTTGGCAGGCAGAGAAAAAAATGAACCCGCAGAAAATCAGGCTCCTCGAAGAGCAATACCGGCGGGCTGCCAGGGAGCTTTACGAGCACGAGGGAATGCTCGAGATCGACGACCAGGCCGCGGTCACGCTGCCCGACGGCGAGGGCAGCTACGGCGCTTACGTGCAGGCCTGGGTATGGGTCGGCAGCGAGGAGGCAAAGCGGCACCGCCCGACGGGTTCGTAGCCTTCTCCCTCAAATTACTGGCCGGTTCGTCGTTTTCCCGCTTTTCCCTCCCTGCTTTACGGTTTGAAACGTTAGTCGACCGCGGTCGAAACTCAGATTTCGGCCCGGCGGCTGTGCATGGCGAGCGCCATGTCGTGGACCACCGAGACGTCGAATGAGTCCGTGGTGGTGGCTGAATTGGTACGGTAGCGAACGGAGATCGTGGGCCCCAGCCACGAGATCGTGAAGCTTCGAGCCTGCTTTTCCTCCAGATAACTCCCGAGCGCGCGAAGCATTTGCGAGACGGCGCCCTGGGCGGCGTGCGGAGTGCCGCGTCGCGAACGCCCCTCGGAATCGAGCCGTTCGATATCCGTGGGGGTGTAGCGCAGCTCTTGCATGGACCGGGGCAACCCGTGCTCGAGAACCGGCGCAGGCGTTTCGCCCCAAATTTCCTCGACGAGCCTCGCGAGGAATTCTTTCGACGGCGACCTCTCCGATCCCGGATCGCGAGGCTGATAACGCACGACGTACTCGTTGCCGCGCTGCTTGAGCTCGAAGCTCTCGGTGCCGCTCAACGCCTCCAGGGCCTGACCCAGGGCTCTGAGCGCTCTGGAATGTTTAAGATTCGACGCAGCCATCCCGATTCCGGCCGGACGTCGCTCTGCCGTCCGCAGACGGGGTCGATTCTCCCACCATGGCGGGCGAGATACAAGGCTTCGACGGAAGAATTCAGAGACCGGGGGGAAGAGTAGGTGAAGGCTAAGGGCGAGCGGTACCGGTCCCGGCAGGGTCTTGCTTTCTTCCCCGTTTTGGGATTGAAAGGGTCGGTTTCTTATGTATCGGGCCTTTTATCCGTATGTGGTTTTCTGGGGACTGGGGCTTGCGGCGACCGCCGTGGAGTGGCGCTTCCGAGCCCGCTCCGTCCCCTACCGTCGAGTGATCCTCCCGGACCTCGCGGCGCTTGTGCTCTACGACGTCTTCTTCATGCTCGCCGTCCTGCTGACCGACCGGATCCCGGTCCCTCACGCGCCCGCAACCGTGAGCGCGGTGCCACTGCCGTACAGGCTGGCTGTCTTCCTGATCGTCGAGGATTTCGGCCTCTATTGGGTGCACCGGCTGATGCACACGAAATACTTCTGGCGCACCCACATGTGGCACCACTCTCCGAACTACATGTACTGGCTTGCCGGCATCCGCGCGACTATTCCGCACGTAATCCTCTTCAATCTGGCGTTCGTCGCCTCGCGGCCGATCCTTCACGGGGCCCCCTTCTGGGTCTTTCAGCTCATCATGGCCGAGCACGTCTTTCGCAACGACTGGATGCACATGAACGTGAGCTGGAGCTCGAGATGGCTCGAGTGGGTGGTCGTGACGCCCCGTTATCATCACATCCACCACAGCGACGACCCGCAGCACTACCGTTCCAACCTGGGCTCGCTGCTGACGGTCTGGGACCGTTTGTTCGGGACGTACTACGACCCCGAGCGCGCCACCAAGGAGCTGACGTTCGGAATCGGGACGCGGGTTAACCCGCTCAGGTTGGTGCTGGGGGTGTGAGGGGAAGGGCTTCCGCCGCAAATTTGACAAACCGTCCGGCGAATTGATAACTGGAGGACGAGATTTGACCGGGCCTTTGGACGCTAACCAATCACTACGGAGGCGCTCATGATCACCGCAAGCGAGCTGAACGGGGTATTGGCGATGATGCCGGCTTTCGCCACACCGGATGCTGTGGACATTCGGGCTACGCAAACCATCGCCGTCGACAACCTGAAGGAAGCGGTCGATAAGATCATCAAGGACGGGGTCCACAACATCGCCACCACGGGGACCTACGGCGAGTGCTACAACCTGCTGTTCGACGAGTTCAGGGTGCTGGCCGCGGCGACGACGGAAGCAGTCAACAAGCGAGTCCCGCTGTTCATCGGCTGCACCAGCCCCAATCCGAGGGAAGTCGTCCAGAAGATGAACTTCGTCAAGGATCTCGGAGCGGACGGCGTGCTCCTCGGCGTACCTTACTACGAGACGCTGCCGGTGGCGGATGCGATCCGCTTCTACCACGACATCGCGGACCTCTTCCCCACTCTTGCAATCGTGATCTACCACAACCCCGAGAATCACAAGTTCACCATTCCGGTCGCAGCCTTCAAAGAACTGGTCAAAAAACCGAACATCGTGGGGATGAAGGACAGCCACCGGACGACGCAGGCTTTCATGAGCCTGCAAAAGATCATCAAGGGGAAGATCAGCGTCTTCGTGAACCAGACGCAGCTCTATCCTTACTATCAGTTGGGAGCTGCGGGCTGCTGGTCCACCGAGGTGTGGATGGGCCCGTGGCCGGTGCTCTACCTGCTCGACGTCGTGCGGCGGGGAGACGTTCAGAAGGCGATCGAGGTCATCGACGATCTGATCGGCGACGGGAGCGGCGGCCGGCCGGTCCCGGGAGCCGGAAACAAGCGCCCGGCCGAGTTCGCCGATTACTGCAAGGTCGGCCCGACGCGCGTTCCGTTTCTCAATTTTCCGGAAGCGGAGCTGGCCAAGGCGAAACGGCGGGCCGAGCACTGGATGAGGCTCAATGCCAAGTACCGGCCGCTCGTGGAGGCGGCGCGCGCCCGAACCGCCGCCTGAAGCTCGGCTGCGTTTGGAGGAGGCGGGCACGGCCCGCTGCCCGGCCGCCGTCAAGAAACGCGGCGGGAAGCTCAACGCCCTTTTTGGAGGTTACGGGAAATCTTCTCCCGCGCTCTGGGTCGCGCGCGTGTTTTCGCCGTTCTCCAGAGAAACGGCGCTTGCCAAAAAAGAGCGTGCGCTCTATTATCACCGACGGAGCGCACCATGGGATTCTATGCTGACGTCTGGCTGCGCCAGGCCCGTGACGGCGTGGCGGCGGAGCAATCCGACTTCGAGAAAATCGCCGAGGCGGTCGAAAAAGCGATCAAGGCGGCGCTGTTGGAAAACCACGGAAGCATCCCGAAGAAACACGACCACGACAAGCTGGTGACGCTCTGCCAGTCGACCGGCGTGTGGGACGTCTTACCGCCGGCGCTCAAGAACCTTGTCCAGGAGGTCGAATCGTACAAGCTCTCGGCGCAGCAAGGATCGACCGCACCCGTTTCCGCCCCGCAGGACCTCGCCAGGTATTTCTCGATCGCCCGCCGGCTGATCGACTACATGGAATACCACGTCATCGGCAACGACTCGGTTCTGAAAAGGCTTACGGTCGGCTGAAGCCGATGACCTATCGCATCTCGTTGCTCGAATCGGGTCGTCGGGCCGAGAAAGCGACAGGGCGGCCCGATGGAAACTCTTTCAGAGGTGCCAACCCATCGTCTTCGCTGCCGACGGCTGCCCCTAGCCTGGTCGGCTCACCTCGAAACCCGGCTTGAACGGTTTGAACCGTCAGTCAGTTGACCGGCAGAAGCGACTCGACCGTGGCGATCTCGAGGGCGTCGTGGTTGCCGCTTTTCATCCGGGTCATGCGACTTTCCGCCTCGTTCATCAGCTCTGCCACGCTCCGCGGAGCCTTGGCA
Encoded here:
- a CDS encoding HEPN domain-containing protein, translated to MGFYADVWLRQARDGVAAEQSDFEKIAEAVEKAIKAALLENHGSIPKKHDHDKLVTLCQSTGVWDVLPPALKNLVQEVESYKLSAQQGSTAPVSAPQDLARYFSIARRLIDYMEYHVIGNDSVLKRLTVG
- a CDS encoding sterol desaturase family protein: MYRAFYPYVVFWGLGLAATAVEWRFRARSVPYRRVILPDLAALVLYDVFFMLAVLLTDRIPVPHAPATVSAVPLPYRLAVFLIVEDFGLYWVHRLMHTKYFWRTHMWHHSPNYMYWLAGIRATIPHVILFNLAFVASRPILHGAPFWVFQLIMAEHVFRNDWMHMNVSWSSRWLEWVVVTPRYHHIHHSDDPQHYRSNLGSLLTVWDRLFGTYYDPERATKELTFGIGTRVNPLRLVLGV
- a CDS encoding dihydrodipicolinate synthase family protein, which gives rise to MITASELNGVLAMMPAFATPDAVDIRATQTIAVDNLKEAVDKIIKDGVHNIATTGTYGECYNLLFDEFRVLAAATTEAVNKRVPLFIGCTSPNPREVVQKMNFVKDLGADGVLLGVPYYETLPVADAIRFYHDIADLFPTLAIVIYHNPENHKFTIPVAAFKELVKKPNIVGMKDSHRTTQAFMSLQKIIKGKISVFVNQTQLYPYYQLGAAGCWSTEVWMGPWPVLYLLDVVRRGDVQKAIEVIDDLIGDGSGGRPVPGAGNKRPAEFADYCKVGPTRVPFLNFPEAELAKAKRRAEHWMRLNAKYRPLVEAARARTAA